The Primulina huaijiensis isolate GDHJ02 chromosome 17, ASM1229523v2, whole genome shotgun sequence genome window below encodes:
- the LOC140963495 gene encoding uncharacterized protein, whose translation MGFGVAPSKVGASAKQNGTIQQLQTMVQSLQQQMQQNQLEMQEMRSMFLQNMNKQNQQEQVASGGNGSGIENEVGSNGDIDIGTKKNGDFDHVSQSNLRNVSPGDIRANTKCKLLHWCADELVVAEGRIASTDPNTKVHHVVLGRSCWKVWVDKVLVEKVDLIRPNDEMQFLEDAIGSTVAWLSKFIVLCD comes from the exons ATGGGCTTCGGAGTTGCACCATCGAAAGTCGGAGCTTCTGCGAAACAAAATGGAACTATTCAACAACTTCAAACTATGGTACAAAGCCTTCAACAACAAATGCAACAAAATCAACTAGAAATGCAAGAAATGAGGTCCatgtttttacaaaatatgaaTAAACAAAATCAGCAAGAACAG GTTGCTAGTGGTGGTAATGGTAGTGGTATCGAGAATGAAGTTGGTAGCAATGGTGATATCGATATTGGTACCAAGAAAAATGGTGATTTTGATCATGTTTCTCAG TCAAATTTGAGGAATGTGAGTCCCGGAGATATTCGTGCTAATACCAAATGTAAGCTGCTTCATTGGTGTGCTGATGAATTAGTTGTTGCAGAAGGTCGAATTGCATCCACAGATCCAAACACAAAAGTGCATCACGTTGTTCTTGGTAGATCTTGTTGGAAAGTCTGGGTTGATAAGGTTTTGGTGGAGAAAGTGGACCTAATTCGACCAAATGATGAAATGCAGTTTCTCGAGGACGCGATAGGAAGCACGGTCGCATGGTTATCTAAATTTATAGTATTGTGCGATTGA
- the LOC140962626 gene encoding uncharacterized protein translates to MRCSSIWAVSSDSNDGYYDKSDVPLSYSFYARSCPQLPMIGCEGSVLLDDTKVFKGEKNAGPNHNSAAEKSANEQSPSPFDPLDAISAKFVHEMDKEWMHLPSRLVPEYEEGVKKFIAQARNYAKTHEVILCPCKRCKNKKYMKFDQVYDHLIIKGFDPSYTICVFHGETYNSQSQAEGSSGGVQKEDESREAYHLYKDVFLPEEEVGHTMSEAKDYDFDDLLKDAETPLFPSCTSYTKLLAVVTLYNYKSTNGHTDNSFNELLKILCDMLPENNTLPETVYTMRKLLKPFDLGYEKIHACPNDCCLFRKEFQDLDSCPKCGSSRWKVDKVTSKVCKGVPEKVLRYFPVIPRLKKMFKSKQKAEELIWHSKHKSQDHMMRHPVDSVAWDTIDHKWPDFASDPRNLRLGLATDGFNPFGDLSSRYSCWPVILVNYNLPPLLCMTKENLMLTLLIPGPKQPGNDIDVYLEPLVEDLKELWDTGVETYDAFSKSMFNLKAILMWTINDFPAYGNLAGCVTKGKLGCPICGEDICSMWLKYSRKFAYLGHRRFLAHNHPFRLKKKWFNGKKESKGKPRPLNGLEIADALKDFENDWGKKQKGETVNTLRKKRKKQDSSKEVQKPVHKWKKKSVFFELPYWSVLLLRHNLDVMHVEKNVCENIIGTLLNLKTKSKDGVNARKDLVHLKIRQELHPQEKGENKYHLPAAPYTLSKKEMDVFCYRLKKIKLPDGYSSNIGNCVSVEERKLIGLKSHDCYVLMQQLLSAALRNLLPKGPRNAIFLLCAFYNELCQRVLDRNRLEQLEENIAEILCMLEXFLELF, encoded by the exons ATGAG GTGCTCATCCATTTGGGCAGTTTCATCGGATT CCAATGATGGTTATTATGACAAATCTGATGTACCTCTTAGTTACAGTTTTTATGCTAGGTCTTGCCCTCAATTGCCCATGATA GGATGTGAAGGTTCTGTGCTTCTGGATGACACTAAAGTATTCAAGGGGGAAAAGAACGCTGGACCAAACCACAATTCTGCAGCCGAGAAGTCAGCAAACGAACAGTCGCCATCACCTTTCGACCCTCTAGATGCCATCAGTGCCAA GTTTGTTCACGAGATGGATAAGGAATGGATGCATCTGCCTTCTAGGCTTGTACCCGAGTATGAAGAAGgggtaaaaaaatttatagcacAAGCTCGGAACTATGCAAAAACACATGAAGTAATCTTATGTCCTTGCAAGCGTTGTAAAAATAAGAAGTATATGAAATTTGACCAAGTGTACGACCACTTAATTATTAAGGGGTTCGATCCTTCTTACACTATTTGCGTCTTCCATGGTGAAACTTATAACTCACAATCTCAAGCTGAAGGTAGTTCAGGAGGAGTTCAGAAAGAGGATGAAAGTAGAGAGGCATATCACTTATATAAAGATGTTTTTTTGCCCGAAGAAGAGGTTGGACACACTATGTCTGAGGcaaaagattatgattttgatgatttattAAAAGATGCGGAAACTCCTCTCTTCCCTAGTTGTACATCTTACACAAAGTTGTTAGCAGTCGTTACACTATACAATTACAAGTCTACTAATGGTCACACAGACAATAGTTTCAATGAGCTCCTTAAGATCTTATGTGACATGCTTCCAGAAAACAACACACTTCCAGAAACTGTTTATACGATGAGAAAGTTGTTGAAACCATTTGATTTAGGATATGAGAAGATTCATGCTTGCCCAAATGATTGTTGTCTATTTAGAAAGGAGTTTCAAGATCTGGACTCGTGTCCAAAGTGTGGATCCTCAAGATGGAAGGTAGACAAAGTCACCTCCAAAGTTTGTAAAGGAGTTCCTGAAAAGGTCCTACGGTATTTTCCAGTGATACCAAGACTGAAAAAGATgtttaaatcaaaacaaaagGCTGAAGAGTTGATTTGGCATTCCAAACACAAAAGTCAAGATCATATGATGCGTCATCCAGTTGATTCAGTAGCTTGGGATACGATAGATCATAAATGGCCTGATTTTGCATCAGATCCTAGAAATCTCCGCCTTGGTCTTGCAACAGATGGATTCAACCCTTTTGGTGACCTTAGTTCCAGATATAGTTGCTGGCCAGTTATTTTGGTAAATTATAACCTTCCTCCATTGTTGTGCATGACAAAGGAAAATCTTATGCTGACATTACTGATTCCAGGTCCGAAGCAACCGGGAAATGATATAGATGTATACTTGGAACCCCTTGTGGAGGATTTGAAGGAGTTGTGGGACACCGGTGTGGAGACGTATGATGCATTTAGCAAGTCAATGTTCAATCTGAAGGCTATTTTAATGTGGACAATCAATGATTTTCCAGCTTATGGAAACCTAGCTGGATGTGTCACAAAAGGGAAACTCGGTTGCCCAATATGTGGTGAAGACATATGTTCTATGTGGCTTAAGTATAGTAGAAAGTTTGCATACTTAGGCCACAGGAGATTTCTTGCTCATAATCATCCATTTCGTCTGAAGAAGAAGTGGTTTAATGGGAAAAAAGAGAGTAAAGGAAAACCTAGACCTTTGAATGGGTTAGAAATTGCCGATGcattgaaagattttgaaaatgacTGGGGTAAAAAGCAAAAAGGTGAGACTGTCAACACTTTGAGGAAAAAGAGGAAGAAGCAGGATAGTTCAAAAGAGGTACAAAAACCAGTTCATAAGTGGAAGAAAAAGTCAGTTTTTTTCGAGTTGCCATATTGGAGT GTCCTCCTGCTACGTCATAACTTAGATGTGATGCATGTTGAAAAGAATGTCTGCGAGAATATCATAGGCACATTGTTAAACCTGAAGACAAAATCCAAAGATGGTGTGAATGCTCGCAAAGATTTGGTACACTTAAAAATTAGACAAGAATTACATCCTCAAGAAAAAGgagaaaataaatatcatttgccTGCTGCCCCGTACACACTGTCTAAAAAAGAAATGGATGTATTTTGCTATAGgttgaagaaaataaagttaCCCGATGGATATAGCTCAAATATTGGTAACTGTGTTTCTGTTGAAGAGCGCAAGCTTATTGGGCTGAAATCTCATGATTGCTATGTTCTGATGCAACAATTGCTATCAGCAGCATTGAGAAATCTTCTACCGAAAGGTCCACGCAATGCTATATTTCTATTGTGTGCATTTTACAATGAATTATGTCAAAGAGTATTAGACAGGAACCGTTTAGAACAACTCGAGGAAAATATTGCTGAAATTCTATGCATGTTGGAAAGNTTCCTCGAGTTGTTCTAA